The following coding sequences are from one Microbacterium sp. SORGH_AS_0969 window:
- a CDS encoding helix-turn-helix domain-containing protein — protein sequence MTGLAFDYPWMTYMGELGANLRAARLATGLTQEDVAVRARISLFTYQKLEKGESNPGTPANPRLQTLLALSAVLEVSIQDLVPDLDRIREGEPGPSDV from the coding sequence ATGACCGGTCTCGCGTTCGACTACCCCTGGATGACGTATATGGGCGAGCTCGGGGCGAATCTGCGCGCGGCGCGCCTCGCCACGGGGCTCACGCAGGAGGACGTCGCCGTGCGTGCGCGCATCTCGCTCTTCACGTACCAGAAGCTCGAGAAGGGCGAATCGAACCCCGGGACGCCCGCCAATCCCCGTCTGCAGACGCTGCTGGCGCTGTCGGCGGTGCTCGAGGTCTCGATTCAGGACCTCGTGCCCGACCTCGACCGGATCCGCGAGGGCGAGCCGGGGCCGAGCGACGTCTAG
- a CDS encoding carbon-nitrogen hydrolase family protein gives MTDRRFGLAVAQFAPSASRESNLSAIEEAVGVAVARGAQLIVFPEYSSYFIDPFDDTLAQNAEDLDGPFTAALQSLAARHGIVVVAGLLERADDGRRVRNTVVAVAGDGIRSVYRKLHLYDAFGQRESDWVAPGEIAPPDTFEVDGLRFGLMTCYDLRFPEVARTLADAQVDVALVPAEWVRGPLKEDHWRTLVQARAIENTFFVAGADHPPPLGVGHSMIVDPQGVVLAAVGTTTDVAVAHIDPDAIARVRRVNPALDLRRFRVTPR, from the coding sequence GTGACTGACCGCCGATTCGGACTCGCCGTCGCGCAGTTCGCCCCCAGCGCCTCCCGGGAGTCCAACCTTTCGGCGATCGAGGAGGCTGTCGGGGTGGCCGTCGCGCGCGGCGCGCAGCTGATCGTCTTCCCGGAGTACTCGAGCTACTTCATCGACCCCTTCGACGACACCCTCGCGCAGAACGCCGAGGATCTCGACGGTCCCTTCACCGCCGCGCTCCAGTCGCTCGCCGCGCGACACGGCATCGTCGTCGTGGCGGGTCTCCTCGAGCGGGCCGACGACGGCCGGCGCGTGCGCAACACCGTCGTGGCGGTGGCGGGGGATGGCATCCGGTCCGTCTATCGCAAGCTGCACCTGTACGACGCGTTCGGTCAGCGCGAGTCGGACTGGGTCGCGCCGGGCGAGATCGCTCCACCCGACACCTTCGAGGTCGACGGACTGCGATTCGGTCTGATGACCTGTTACGACCTGCGCTTCCCCGAGGTCGCGCGCACCCTCGCAGACGCCCAGGTCGATGTGGCCCTGGTGCCGGCCGAGTGGGTTCGTGGTCCTCTCAAGGAGGATCACTGGCGCACGCTCGTCCAGGCTCGCGCGATCGAGAACACCTTCTTCGTCGCGGGAGCGGATCATCCGCCGCCGCTGGGTGTCGGGCATTCGATGATCGTCGACCCGCAGGGTGTCGTCCTCGCGGCGGTCGGCACGACGACCGACGTCGCCGTCGCTCACATCGATCCGGATGCCATCGCCCGCGTGCGCCGGGTGAATCCCGCGCTCGATCTGCGACGTTTCCGGGTGACTCCGCGCTGA